The genomic region GAACGATGTTCTCAactagaagaagaaaacaaacgCCTTCGCGAGAATCGTGACAAGGGAAACCACAGAGCAGATGATGACTTGGTAGGTTTCTGTTTTTCTGTTCGGTTTTCACTGTACTGTTTAGTTTAaattagaatatcgctcgaGTAGTGCGACTAAATGTAATTTAGAAATGTTTCTGACGTGTATATATATGGGATTGTATCAGATCCGCCTTCAACTGGAGACACTTCTGGCAGAGAAGGCTCGACTAGCGAACGAGAATTCAGTTTATGCACGCGAGAATCGGTTCCTTAGGGAAATTGTTGAATACCACCAGTTGACAATGCAGGATGTTGTGTATttagatgatgaagaagtcacAGAAGTTAACCCCTTAACCAGCCCCACGGGCGTCTCCAGGATGCTCTCCATTTCCCCGCCTTCATCAGCACCCCCATCCCCGCCTCCAGAGGATTCTTCATCTGCAACCTCACCAGTTACTAAAGAAATATCCCCTATCCTCGCCAAGCCACAAGAAAATAAAGACGTTTTTGCGAATGAGGCCATGCCAAGCTCCGATACCTTAGTTCCCAAGCAAGAACATGCTAAAACACCTTCTTCAGCAGGAGCTGCTACCAAAACACATTATTCTTCAACAGCAGAAGCTGCTACAAAATCGCCGCCTACAGCAGAAGCCGCTACTAAAACGCTCTCCGTAGCAGCAGAAGACACTAAAAGACCACCTGATTCTGCTTAAGCATTCGCTGTTCGTTTTCGTTAAAGATTAAAGATTAGTTTAGCATTTTGTTCCcttccttttcctcttggaGAGGGGGAGAGGAAGGATAAAGGCGGAAGGGGGCATTCTTCTTTCGCCTGCAATATTATTAATCCGTGGATGTAatactttgttaatttctttgaggTTGGGTTTATTTCTAGTACCCTGTTTGCCTATTAGCACAAGATCAAGTTGTTTTCCATGTCCTTCATTGTACAACCAAACTACAACGAGCGTGCACGCTATTAGTTCTTGAATAATATCGTCAATTTTGCGGAGTTTATAGCTCAAATGATTTAGACCGTTCACCTATACACCGGTCAGACAATCCTATCAGAATTTCTCCTCGATATGTTATCATACGATTTTTCCtttaaagttaaaataaaacaacataATGGCTAGAAACAATGGGCATGGATCACATTCAAATACTACAAATTGCATGATAATATTTTCAGAAGCGATCAAACGCCTCACATTCTAACCTGCCAATCTATTTCCCCCAAAAGGTAGATCAAACGATCTGCCAATACAATATCAAGTAAGAAACGAGAGAAAAGAACACCGGAAGAAGAAACACCACCCGTTTCAGCAGAATCTCAAAGCTCTCGGACCCTTCTTCGACAATGGTCTCCAGTTTCGGAAAACTCGAACATTTCTCACAGGAGATCACCTGCGGTGGTGCAACTTCCACCCAGTTGTGAATGTACCTCCCTCTCTTTGCCATCACCATATCTGGATCAAAATGCCGTCGAGAGTTCTCAAATCAAGAGAAAGAATGcgaacgagagagagagagagagagagagagagagagagagagagatttcgaTTCTGTAATCGAATATGTTACATTCAGATCGATCAAGGTTGGAGAGGGGTGCTGGTGAGCCATCCTATACATACATTTTAGAGAGGGAAAGTTCTAAAGAAAGAGGAGCAAAAATAGGTGGTCGAAAGTTAGCTTTGCCTCACAATTGGCGGACGACGTGATGCCATGTCAGCAAATATGTTCGACAAAGTCTAAGGGGAGGAAGGAAAGTATGATCCACGGAAAATAAACATGTATACATGGTGTGTTATCAAAATAACTTCTCTGTTGCTTAAATCGGAGCATTACATACATTTGACCTTTTCTCGATACAACGTATAATTTTTTTGCGGGGGCAAACCCGTTAACAAGGCGGAGCAAAAATGACAAATCGAATATACCAGTGTATGGTTATGAGGATCTGGATTTGGGAGATGGCTGCTTTGGATATGAATTGGAACTCCAAAGCAGAAAAACtcctctgttttttttcttcacagtGGACGGCTTTAGAACAGCTGGAAATACAAACTCGTTGATCCATCGCCGAATGATCTTAGATCCGCAGATTTTACCAGAGCTCTGCACAACGGACATGTCCGTTCCCTCTCAAACCTGAAAACAGAAAAAATGAGTCTGTCAGCAGCCAAAACGCGTACCATAAGCATAGTGAAGGAATGGCTGTCTGTTAATTCTGTGGGGATTACTCGGATATTATCCCATTCCATGGAAATTGGAACAAATTTTAACTAGTAAATCATTGAAAACAAGCAATCGACAATCTACCTTGTTTCTCAAAGATGTTAAACTTGCGCAGGATAACTGGTAGCGTAGGAATTGTTTTTTCAACAGGTAACTAGGAAATTAGCACAAAGAGTTATTGAATGCATAATAAAAGTAAACTAACCACTCTGATACGCAGTCCTCGCAAAAGATGTGTTTACATCGAAGTAGGATAGGAGCATGCATCTTCTCTTGGCAAATAGCACATAGATCGCCTGTTGCATTGACCTGCATCAAACAACCGACAACTTAGAATGCACGAACCACAAACTCTCCCATGAAAGTTTCATAACTACCAaaatgaaacacataaaacCTTGAAACCCCAAGGCAAAAAAGTTAtgttcagattttttttttcttaagacAAATCTAACAAACTCTTAGCTGACAATAGTAAAAGAACCTAAATACAGTGAAGTTCCAAAATAGAGGAGTAGTTCGCTCAACTTCAAGTATTCCATTCAGCTGGTTTAAAGACGTTTAGATTGTATTAATAATCTAACAACTGCtgacaatataaaaaaaagaagccCTCGATGCTCATATCCTAACAAAGAGGACTTGCAAAGGACTAAGCTCATCAGTCAGATGTTGCTTATATTCTGGATGTGCTACACAAAGATCCACACTTGCCAACAAAGACAAGCATAGAACGATTGAGTACATGAGCACATAATTTTGTTACATATTTGGGAAGAAACTGGTATCCTACTAACTTCCATGTAATTTGGACCTATACAGTTCAATTGCATGACAAATTATGGTGGTTTACCTGTTCTGAAGTTGCATATGCCCCATAGTGCACCTCTTTTCGTGACAATGCCTTCAGTGCAGCAAAGAAGGATTGCACCTAACCACAACGAACAAGGGAGAGGCATAAACAGTAATGACAAGTGAGAAACAACTCTTCTGGAAGGTGTTCTTAATGAAGAGGTCAGAAAACCTGAGAGATATCAGGAGCACAAACTATTACCTTCTCGACAACAGATGTGAGCTTGAAAGTCAAATATAACCCTGTCATTAATGACGAAAAGAGACTCCCATATTCTTTGTTCAAGAAGAACCGGTACCACACTGGTGTTGGCAACAAGGCCCGGTACAAGAGCAGTAGATACTCAACCAGTGTAAGCATTTGACCCTATAAAAGAGGACTTCAGTCAAGACTCAAGAGATTATGGTGAAAACAGAAGGGATAAAACCATCAATTTTATGaacatatcccttcatttttgTTCTAGAAATCAAATGAAGATGAGAGGTAATTAAAACAGCCATAAGCTCTCTTGAGCCAGCTCCTAACTTATTcttttccaaaagaaaataatataccCGAATCTAGTTTTGCTTAACTACTTATTAACTCACCTGCTTACGATAGTTTCTGCCTCTACTGTTTTTGTAGTACATTAATATAGAACACTTCAGCACCATTGCTGCCTGACGGACCAAGGTGTCTGAAAATAACCAATGTGAAGTAAGCATCACAAGGGCTCTAAAATTAACTAACATAAATTTTCCATACGAAATTTACAGAGAAATAGGAATGAAGATGCATCTgataacaataacaataaaaGTATTCTATCTGAACCCTTGATAAAGAAACACGTGTGGAgcgattttttcttttttgtctgaGATGTGCAGAGCGTTCAAAATATGATTTCAGTATAATCAAGCATCAGTACACAAAAGGCAAACAAAATTCAAGGTAAAAGTAAATTTCAGTGTTCCGTCTTTCATATTGATAAAAGGTATCTGCGACAACAGaaagctaaaaaaaatatttgtaattGCACACCAAAAAAAGTTTCACACTGTACATAAAAACAACCATTTCTGAAGAGTAGATCATCCTTTGTCGAAGAGGTTTGAAATATAGAGATGAACTAAATGTTAACTCATCATTGTTATCATAAGAACACTGCCGCAGAATGCAAGTTTTTTAGAAAGAGAACTGCCACGATAACAAGTTGGGAGGAGCGATTATTACCATTCACCATGATGATGAAAACAGCATGCCAGAAGGGTGGTATAACTTTAGGAGGAAGCATAATTAATGGGTACAAAAGATCGTCATTCTGGAACCACCAGTAAACACCAACCACATGCAATGCGAATGCAAGGGAGATGCCCATTAGAACCGTGATTTTCCTCTCTCCCTGCAGCCACCAACCATGTCtattcttaacaaacaaaaaatgaccATGCAAAACACAAGAGCATCTGCTGAAAgttggaaaaataaatatattcatATTACGAATACCTTCAAAGCTGTCTGTTTCCTTAATATATCATTTGACTTGAACATAACAGCAGCAATCCAAATTGTAACAAAGAAACCTGTAATGATTGCAAAATGAAAAGTGGTCACTAATTTAAAAGGAAGGGAGAAAGGGCCTACAAAGGTGAACTTTTTAATTGCCATAGTTCATTGCAACTAATAACCATTAGTGTACAAATGTAAGCATGTGCATTtaattcaaaagaaagaaatcaacTCTTTTTAGGATCTCAAATATATACCAATCTTGAAAAGGTTATTACTTATGAATCAGAATGCAAACCAGGACAGCATGGAATTGACAATTCCCAAGAGTGTCATCAACCCAATTATCACCATGAGTAAACATTTATCCTTTACAATAGAAAAGCACAATCGACACACACATAATACGTTGGCAGGACACTGACCTTGCAAATGCTGGCGGATGAAGACCACCAATAGAAGCAAGGAAAAGGGCAGGACTTGTTCAATACCCCTAGCAGCCTGCTGAATGTCATATCTCTGATAAGAAGAATCCCTGCCATTAGCCCCAGTTCCATCACCTCCTTCTCCATCAGCAGTTCCATTTAACAATTGGGGACTGCCCTCTCCCGTAGTACGATCTGTTCTGCCATCTGTCTGACCCACATCCTCCGTTCCCAATGCTACAGAAGCCACCCCAGCCATTGGTGGTGCAGAAACATCATTTGGCGGTACAGTAACTTCCCTCAGCCGTCCAGATACTATCCCAGGTCCATCCCTATCATGCTCCTGTTCCCCTGCACCAATTATCCTAATAGAAACCTCCCCATCATTGCTTGTCGTTGGTAATTGGTCTAGCTGACTATGATGGTGATCCCGGAACGCAGCAGCGCTACGCCCGTTAATCAAAGACTCAGCTTCTTGGTGATTAGAGCGGCCGCGGAGAATACCTGAGTACTCCAATAAGGTAGAAATTGGCGCCCGAATGATATTGGAAGCCGATAACACCCCATATCTCCTATTACTACTGCTTCCCGGAGAAGCTCTAAACGAGTCAAGATTGCCACCCGACCCTTCCATTTGCCTAATTGCCCTAACCCTAATCACAGCCATATCACACAATATTAAATACTAAACAAAGCAACAACAAACCCCCAATTCGTGCAAATATTAAAACAACACGAATCATTTCTTCCGTGTAAAACAAGAAACCCCAATAGAAAACAAGACGTGTTTATAAGCATTAACTCCAAAGAAAACTTGACGAACGCGAAACGAAGAAATTGGATAGAAAGAGagcgagagagggagagagggagagagggagagcgaGCTAACCTGCGTAAGCGAACCGGCGATGGGGTTGTCAGGGGAGAGAGATAGCATCGAACAAGCCCGAACCCTAAATCGAATCCGATGGCGGAGGGAAGTTCATCTGCGGCGGTGCCAAAGGCGGAATTTTGGGGATTGGGCGGAGGCGATCGATGGTTAGAGGAAATTGAGAAATGGGTAGAGGGGAGGAGGCTAGGGTTTGGGGCAGAGAAATGCAGATTAGGATTGGATGTGTGGTCCTTGGTGGAAATTGGAAATGGAGATTGGTggattttttgttgtttgtgtgtgtattttgtgttttgtgtttccCTTTCTCGCTCGAGGAGGAAGAGCGCGAGAAGAGAGAAAGTGGCCAATCACCCAAAAAGCAATGCAGAGCTCCTAAAGAATGAAATCAacactctgtctctctctcttgctctttttttctttttaaattttgtctttTTGGTTGACTAATGTCAATTGCGATAAACACGGTTCTATGTACCATGAATCATAATATGATTAATTATaagtttgaaaaaataaattcaaaattatctGACATTTAATATACTAGGCCGTGTTATCACATACTGAAAAAATTATACTCCGCTTCAAAACCAAAAGAGCTTGTGGTGATAAACCATTGTACCATTActgaaaatattttctctaaattaCCATTTTAAGATGTCAATACCCTGCGATCTAGACTTTAGTAGTATTGTACAATAGAAAACGGTAAGTTTGACTCATGCCGTGAATGACGAGTTTGATATCTAAATTATAAATAACTCATTATGAGCATAAATTTCTCACTCATGGTAAAATATCCttccaacaaaacaaaacaaaaagagtagaatatcattgcataacaacaacaaaaatcatcATTAAAGGTCACATttgctaaaaatttaattaaacggTATATTGTTGGTTATTATATATTACATAAATAAAAGGTTCATCATAAAAATCTTAATTGTCACCAAACATGTCCATTTGTTTGGTACGTGTGCATGACGAGATGATCTTTGTTTACTTTTTAAGATAAATGTAACTTAAAATATGAACAATTCTAATTATAACGTGTGCACCATTAATTTATTAACAAAAATGAGTAATTTGTTCGAgattacaaaatattttcaatattagATTAGAGTCAAtcaagatttttttaatttaaaggaAAGGTCAATTGCGGAAAATTCTAACAAGTGATATTGATCCTAGTTTCATTAATCTACgctagaaaataaaatgatcACGCATCTATgctaaaatatgaaattatgtatCGATTGGAATTAAATTTCCTACTATTTTACTCTTGGTCGTATTTGGTTTCAATCGATCACATAGTTTTTGCCGTGACATGTATGGTCATCATCATCCCATCATGTGTGGAAGTCAGACTTGTGGGCAGGGGagactgaaatgcctctgtgagttttTCCGGCACCTGAAAGGGGTGGATAATCGTGGTTTACCACCAGTTGtcccctttaaaaaaaaaatgaagggaaaACTTAATATAGatccaattttttgagccaatagtaggaatagtccaatttattaaaataagtcaatttccttaaatcttattattttattatcgaTAATTATCTCCTCAATGATatgatttattataaaaatcaaattttttcctaattatctctttgattattatatatatatattttttgttctttcttgttctttatcccgttttaaaccccatttatagattattttttatttttataatcaacctatatcacaggttaattatatttatctacctatgtgacagattcttttttataatcaagtaagattcatgtgtcttgcttgtagatatattatgttttttctaccttttagttaggtttcatatcttacttatagatatgatatacattcatatatttgttacttgagttagggtataatgatttgcagatagatttatgtcaatatatatatatatatatttttggttataagatattaattatattttttggagttgaaaatgcataatattagaagattttaattgctttttaatatttttaaaaaatataaaatgagcattaaaaagaatacatataattaggtaattagattcactcctaaaaaccatctatgtgacatcccacatcgcccaggggagtgatccttatatgtatattcctatccttacctagcacgaggccttttaggagctcactggcttcgggttccgtaggaactccgaagttaagcgagaaggggctagagcaatcccatgatgggtgacccactgggaagttgctcgtgagttcccaaaaaacaaaaccgtgagggaatggtaagcccaaagcggacaatatcgtgctacggtggtggagcgggcccgggaagtgatccgccccgggccgggatgtgacaatttggtatcagagcctaaccctggtcgcgtgtgtaccaacgaggacgtcgggcccctaagggggtggattgtgacatcccacatcgcccaggggagtgatccttatatgtatattcctatccttacctagcacgaggccttttaggagctcactggcttcgagttccgtaggaactccgaagttaagcgagaaggggctagagcaatcccatgatgggtgacccactgggaagttgctcgtgagttcccaaaaaacaaaaccgtgagggaatggtaagcccaaagcggataatatcgtgctacggtggtggagcgggcccgggaagtgatccgccccgggccgggatgtgacaatctatgtttttggacctggatataaaagccccaaaaataaaatacatgcatacatacatacatgatCATCATCATGATGCCATCATGGGTTTGTTTCCGGCCGAATGCATGGATGTGAGTTTGGGTGCGAGTGTACATGGGCCTCACTCAATTTTGCAAAAGCCCAATAACACGTAGTCATACTTTAGAGCTCCCAAAGAACGAGTTGTGAATTCCACATGTGTTTCCAAACAGTGGCGCAAGCAAACACTACCTCGACTGCGGTAGGTTTCTATAGTATTAGCTACCTCAACTGCAACTCTGACCAGGTCGCATGCGACGGGTTGGTACGATCTCTCACCATGCGTTCAACATACACCAACGTTAATGGAAGTTAATGTCCGGTTGTTTTCCAAAACTGATAATCTACCTTTTAAAGTCCGTTACATCTCGCTTGACTTACATCGATAGAAATTGAATATAATAGCATTAATCTTAAAGTAACAGTTGGGAGAATTTGACACTTCTTAGCAAGTTTAATGActtaattttctaaaaaaaacaaaagtataGATAGAGATTTAGTTttcacttaagtaataatttaagtATCGAATCGGCACGTAACTAAAAAATACTTCATCGGTTGTTTGCCAGAATTCCCTTATTGGATGTCCAAATAAATGAAATGGATACTTTGGCCCCAAATTCAGAGAATTTTTTCAGTGTGTTTAGAATCATGTTCAATACACCAAATGTCACAATATAAATGAttggatatttaaaaaaaaaaaattcaaccaattgTGTTACGATAATTAGTTAACTGAATcgtattgtgaggttaagcccacaCCCCTCGTATTCCTGAttcactaaaaaatttctcccaaaTTCATTAgtgcaacaaacaaaaaagtggccttttctttctttcaatatcacattcacacacatgttTCTGTGTATTGTTGGTAGCCGCAAGACGACGTCGGGGCATCACGAGGAGCTACCCACTGTCGGCTCCTAGTACCCAGTAGCATGCGGTGGTCCCTCCGTAATTTGTCCATTAGAACCTTCTAAATTTGCCTCTTCGTTCACAATCACGTAGGGGCTATTTTGTCAATTCCGATTTCCGCGGTTGCTTTACATCCCACTGGCTCCTTCTGTGGGTCATCACGTGCGTGCGCTGCGTACTTTAGCATTTGGTTGACTGTGGGAGTGGGGGCCCACTTTTCATCATTACGGAAAGAAGTCAGATCATCTGAGCTGGCTCCGTTACAATAGAAGAATCCCACAAACCATATATAGAATTGTTTTCGCATTTTTTGGAAGAAaacttattttttaattttaattcttttattattaaatttaggACGTGTTTACGTATCTGTAAAAATCTagaattaaattatgattacAGAGCATTTCGGTGTTTACTAAACATTGAGAAATCAAAAAAGTAGTAGgactcacacaaattttggaattcaattcccTGTATTGGTGGAATTGAATTTTTTAGATATATGTGGTAATCCAATTTCTGATTTCTTGGGCAATCGGAATGACACTTTTGTTTCCTTTATGCCATcacttactttttttattttcaagactATCCTTTATAAACTCATTAACCCTAGTTTAATTATCCACAACtccttactttttttatttccatGTTCATTCACATTATGCACAACTCCATGCATATGCTGAAGAAAATAAACTACAACTTGAGcgagaaaatttaaatattaaagtaaatacttaaattttaaaaataaataaacaaaagcattttagtatgtctatgaaataaaaaagcaatttaatttttttcttactattatatattatgaaattttattaaaaaaaaaagtatataaaatatttgatctCTCAATCCAAGGTATATGAAATTTTAAGAACATAAGCCATGTGTGATTTAACCAAGACAAGTCACAAGCAACTAAAACAAAGCGTCAAATCCGCATACTAAAGGGGCACTCGAAAAAAAGATTagcacgagattcaaacctactcccactgaaGGAGCAAGAAGGATTGACATGAATAGCAAAAGCCTTAACCTGATCAATATAAGATAATATACCCTCAATAGCTAGCCATAACACGAAGCTAGCTCCAGGCATGGTGCCAAATCAAACTAGATCAAGCCACCCAAGGACCCGAAGGTCGGAGTTGATTGCCTCACCTCAGACTAAGAGGGCCATAGGGGGATAGTTGACATGCCAAAAAAATGTAACTTGGTTAGTACTTCCATAACAATGACAAAAAGACAAGGGGAATAGAGGATATCCTTGTCTTAGCCCCATTTTACCCAGAAAAAATTTCGCTAGCTCGCCGTTAACTGAAGCTGAAAACTTAGAACTAGTCACACAACAACGGATTCAATTAATCATAGGAGTTGGAAGTCTGAACAATGCCAGAGCGTGTAAAAGAAATTCTCAATCCAAGGTATCATAAGCTTGCGTAATGTCTAATTGTAAGGCACATCTAAGAGGACCATTATTTCTATGGTAATTTTTCAGAAGCACCTACAAAAGCATAATATTGTCTCTAATTCAACTATCCGCGGCGAAAGCAGATTGAgagctagtttggtattgctgtgatttgaaaaaaaaaaattgcttctgttgtgttgtgagaataaactcatttttTATGATTcacgtttttagttttttttttttaactaaaactgtgaaaatgagctatttttaagtgtttatcaaacatttttttgagctcaacttttttttttatacccatttttttataaaagcacctcagtAACAAACTAGTATTGAGAATTGTTCACAATAGAGGGAAGGACATCCTTGATCCGATCGGCAAGAAGCTTAGCAATAAATgtgaaactaaataaatattaacCTTAATATTTAGGTTcgtatttttgttttataatacAGTACATGAATTATCTATAGGCAAtcacaaacaagaaaacaaaagggtaGATTGACACATCGGGAAATGTAAGACCCGTCGGTCAATAGGACGGGATTTTGAGCGTGACAGTTGTTAAGTTGTATTGTATATTTGTGTGTCATAAAATTAAGAGTAAATCGTAGCATTGATTTCTCgagtttaatttaattggagtaatgattatttaactaaaaatttgtgATAATTAGTCTCTTAACTCATTAAAATGTGTGCTACTGTATTTTTTATCAACTTATTTAGAATttctgtcaaaatgagttatatgTCACGCACGTGAAGTTGAATCAATGGGCAAATATGGAAAATcaaatgagaaaattgtagcaatggttcctcaactttaacttaattggaAAAATAGTCTCTTAACTTTAACACTATTGAAGAAATTGTCCCTCAACTTTGACCCAATTGTAACAATGATTCTTCCAA from Pyrus communis chromosome 9, drPyrComm1.1, whole genome shotgun sequence harbors:
- the LOC137744926 gene encoding uncharacterized protein yields the protein MEGSGGNLDSFRASPGSSSNRRYGVLSASNIIRAPISTLLEYSGILRGRSNHQEAESLINGRSAAAFRDHHHSQLDQLPTTSNDGEVSIRIIGAGEQEHDRDGPGIVSGRLREVTVPPNDVSAPPMAGVASVALGTEDVGQTDGRTDRTTGEGSPQLLNGTADGEGGDGTGANGRDSSYQRYDIQQAARGIEQVLPFSLLLLVVFIRQHLQGFFVTIWIAAVMFKSNDILRKQTALKGERKITVLMGISLAFALHVVGVYWWFQNDDLLYPLIMLPPKVIPPFWHAVFIIMVNDTLVRQAAMVLKCSILMYYKNSRGRNYRKQGQMLTLVEYLLLLYRALLPTPVWYRFFLNKEYGSLFSSLMTGLYLTFKLTSVVEKVQSFFAALKALSRKEVHYGAYATSEQVNATGDLCAICQEKMHAPILLRCKHIFCEDCVSEWFERERTCPLCRALVKSADLRSFGDGSTSLYFQLF